The Thalassotalea agarivorans region GTTTGTTCATCTATTTCACTTGCAATCATGCCTGCACCAACAGTGATGTTAGTTAAGCGATCGACGATAATAAATGCACCCGTATCTTTGTTGTCGTCGTAGGCATCGAAATGTAGCGCTTCAGCCACTTCAAAATCAACGCTACCAATCTCATTTAACTGAAGCTGTGATGTCTCACTATGCTCCATGGTATTAACATCAATTCGGTGTTGTATTTTTAATGCGTGACCTGTGGTTAGCTTACTACCATGCTTGATGTAATATTCACGACCGGTCTCTAGTTCATCTTCATGCATCCAGACAACATGCGCGTTGAATTCTTTAGACGAATGAGGCAATGCCCCTTTACGCACAATCATTTCACCACGGCTAATATCAATCTCGTCTTCTAGCGTTAACGTGATCGCTTGTCCTTGTGCTGCACGCTCTAATTCGCCTTCAAAGGTAACAATCGATTTTACCTGGCTTTCTTTCATCGAAGGCAGCGCAACAATGTTATCACCAACACGAATATTGCCTGATGCGACCGTACCCGAGAAACCACGAAAATCTAGGTTTGGACGGTTTACATATTGTACTTGCATACGAAAATCAGAGAAGGTCTCTGCTGGCTCAACTTTAATGGTGTTTAATAACTTCATTAATGTTGCACCTGGGTACCAAGACATTGCGTCGCTTTCTTCTACGACGTTGTCACCTTTGAGTGCTGAAATAGGTACAAAACGGACATCATCAAAGTTTAAGTTTTCTGCAAACTCGCGATAATCCTTTTTGATTTGTTGGTACACTTCCTGATCGTAATCCACTAGATCCATTTTATTTACTGCAACTAATACATGCTTGATGCCTAGTAGCGAGCAAATAAATGAATGGCGACGCGTTTGCACTTGCACACCGCGACGAGCATCGACTAGGATGATTGCTAAGTCACATGTTGAGGCGCCTGTTGCCATGTTGCGGGTATATTGCTCATGACCTGGGGTATCAGCAATAATGAATTTGCGCGTATCTGTAGAGAAATAACGATAAGCGACGTCAATAGTAATGCCCTGTTCACGCTCAGACTGTAATCCATCGACTAGTAATGCTAAATCGACTTCCTCACCTTGTGTGCCCGACTTCTTACTATCTTTTTCAATTGCAGCCAGCTGATCTTCAAAAATCATTTTTGAATCATGTAATAAACGACCAATTAAGGTACTTTTACCATCATCTACACTGCCACATGTTAAAAAGCGCACTAGCTCTTTGTTTTCGTGCTGTTTTAAATATGCTTCTATATCTTGTTCAATTAGTTCTGATTGATGAGACATAATAATTTTCCTACTGAAAATTATTGGACGGATTAGCTGCGTGCTGCGTGCTTTAAGCTGCGAGTAACACTACCTCTAAACCCCAACAATGTATTTATTTATCCAGCGCTTTCATCAAACCCGAAAGCATTGCCGAAATAATATATATTTCCTTTTTCCAATTACTAGCAATAGAGCGTTCAATATAATCAATCTCACTGCCAATAATCACTTGTGTATTAAGTTCAGCTGAAGACGCTTTTGCAATCGCTAAAAAATGTCTTTTTTCTTTGTTTCCAAGCCTCGTCATACCTTCTGCAATGTTACTTGGTATAGACAAAACAGAACGAGTTAGCTGATCTTTGAATCCATAATCTTTGAAAGTTTTTGCGTATTTAAAAACTTCAATTGCTAGATTCGTAGCGCGCTGCCACACTTCTAATCTTTCATAATTCATAGTACCTCCATGTACTCAAATTTTGTTTGCGTAGCACTTGGGAATGTTCCAGACAACCCAAGTATACCGTCCATCCATAGACACACCCGTAGCCCGTAGCCCGTAGCCCGTAGAATATTATGTTGGCTGTTGAACATGGCTCAACACATATTCAGACGGTTTTAGAAATAACCTTCCATTTTCTTCTTCTCCATCGAGCCTGAAGAGTCGTGGTCGATTACACGACCTTGACGTTCCGACGTTTTGGTTAGAAGCATTTCTTGAATAATATCAGGTAATGTCGCCGCATCTGATTCAACCGCACCAGTTAATGGATAGCAACCTAGCGTTCTAAAACGCACATTTCTCATTTGCGGCTCTTCACCTTCCTCTAGCGGCATACGATCGTCGTCAACCATAATAAGTGTGCCATCACGCTCTACCACTGGACGAGGTGCTGAAAGATAAAGTGGAACAATTTCAATGTTTTCTAGGTAGATATACTGCCAGATATCAAGCTCAGTCCAGTTTGATAGTGGGAAAACACGGATGCTCTCACCTTTGTCAACTTTACTGTTATAAACGTTCCAAAGCTCTGGACGCTGACTCTTTGGATCCCAACGATGATTTTTATCGCGGAATGAATATACGCGCTCTTTTGCTCGTGATTTTTCTTCATCACGACGCGCGCCGCCAAATGCAGCGTCAAAGCCGTATTTATCTAGTGCCTGTTTTAAGCCTTGTGTTTTCATGATATCAGTGTGCTTGGCACTACCGTGGTCAAATGGATTTATACCCATTCTCAACCCTTCTGGGTTTTTATGCACTAACAACTCAAAGCCATATTGTTCAGCCATACGATCACGAAACGCGATCATTTCTTTAAATTTCCAATCTGTATCAACGTGCAGTAGTGGAAATGGAATTTTACCCGGCGCAAATGCTTTACGAGCAAGGTGAAGCAACACTGCTGAATCTTTACCAACAGAGTACAACATAACTGGTTTATCAAACTCAGCAGCAACTTCCCTGATGATATGAATCGATTCTGCTTCGAGCTTTTGAAGATGCGTTAAGTTCATGAATCTTCCGTAACGTATTTAAAAAAATTAAGGCTATTCTGCCATAAAGCCAGAATAGCCTCCATATGATAACAAGATTGCTTATAAGAAAAGGAAATAAAAACTACAAACTTAATGACTTTAAATAATCTTTAAATCGCTCTGCAAGCTCTGGATGACGCAAGCAATAATCAACATTCGCTTTCATGTACCCAAACTTTGAACCACAATCATGTGACTCTCCGGTTTGATGAAACGCTTCAACTGTTTCATTTTTCATTAAAATGGCAATAGCATCAGTCAATTGAATCTCGTCGCCAGCACCCGGCGGCGTAAACTCCAATAAATCCCAAATTTGTGCAGACAATACATACCGTCCGACAACGGCTAAATTTGAAGGTGCCTCATCAATTGTAGGTTTTTCTACCATCGCCTTTATTTTTGACGCTTCACCCGGCTTCAGTTTTTCACCATTGCAATCGACAACACCATAACTACTAACCTTTTCCATCGGAACCGGCTCAACAAGAATTTGGCTACATCCATTCTCGTTAAAACGATTAATCATTGCAGCTAAGTTTTCAGTTTTGGTATCAGCAGATGCATCATCTAAAATAACATCAGGTAGCACTACAACGAAAGGAGCATCGCCCACTAGTGGTCTTGCTTTAAGCACAGCATGACCTAAGCCTTTTGCTTCGCCTTGCCTGACTTGCATAATAGTAACATCCTTAGGACAAATCGATTGAATTTCCTCTAATAATTGGCGTTTCACACGTTTTTCAAGTGTCGTTTCTAATTCGAAAGATTTATCAAAATGGTTTTCTACAGCATTTTTAGATGAGTGCGTGACAAGCACAATTTCCTTAATGCCCGCATCAATACATTCATTTACGATATACTGAATGAGTGGCTTATCAACAATAGGAAGCATCTCTTTTGGAATAGCCTTTGTCGCAGGAAGCATTCGAGTGCCTAAACCAGCGACCGGTATAACTGCTTTTTTTATCTTCATACTTTAACAATCCTTTATAAGCTTAACCCTATTTTACATGACCTCTATTAGTTGTCATCAAAGCTTTGACAAAATTTTCTCACTTATAAAAAATTTCGTCATTACCTAATAAAATGATAACATTAGCTGAATATAATTAAGCCATCATCTAATTAATGAGTTCCTCAGATAAACCTCAAGTTGCAGTTTTAATGGCCGTATATCGTGGAGATGATGCGAGCCACTTCAAACTAAGTGCGGAAAGCGTTCTGAAACAAGATTACGATGCAACCTTCTTATACCTTGTTATTGATGGACCAATATCTAGGGAACTTAGTCAAGTTGTTTCACAACTAGATGATGAAGTTACCGTACTCGCTCTCGAAAAAAATCAGGGTTTAGCGAAAGCATTGAACCATGGATTGCACCACATTTTTAAGAGTAAAAAACAATTTAAATATATCGCTCGAATGGATGCTGACGATATTATGGTTGCTGAACGAATTTCGACGCAAGTCAAGTATATGGAAAACAATCCACATATAGGTGTATTGGGTAGCTGTTGTGAAGAAATAGATAGCGCCGGCAAGAAGATTGGCGAAAGAATTATGCCAACCCAGCACGATACCATTTATCAATCAATGGCCCGACATTGTTCAATGAATCATCCGACAGTTATGTTTAGGTCTAAAGAACTAAAAAACATTGATTACCCCCATTGGCTCCCTAATTCAGAAGATTATTTATTGTGGGGAGAACTGCTAGCCAAGGGTAAAAAATTTCATAACCTACCTCAAAATTTACTATTGTTTCGCAGAAGTAAAGATTTTTACAGCAAACGCGGGGTCAAAAAAGCGATTCAAGACCATAAAGCAAGAACCTACATTCAAAAGCGATTAAATTTAAATTCAGCGAGAAACATTTTATACAGTTACTTAGTGCTTGCAGTGCGATTATCACCAAAGTTTATAGTTAAGTTTGGCTATCGTATATTGGCTAAGTTTAGAACCAAACATCTGGAACCAAATGCATAAAATAAACGCCATTGTCGTCACATATTATCCCGATGATAGTGTCTTAAAGAAAAACATGCTTGCACTGTCGTCTCAAGTGGATCACGTCTTTATCATCGACAATACACCTAAAGGGCATTGCTTTAATAGTGATGTTGATTTGTCTAACATTAGTATTTTTAAACTAAATGAAAATTTAGGTATCGCCGCGGCTCAAAATGTAGGGTTAAAGATGTGTTTAGCATCATCGATTGACTACTGTATTTTGTTTGACCAAGATTCAACCATATCACCTGGACTGATAAATAAGCTATACAACGCCATCACATCTAAGGAAGCGATAGACAACAGTGTTGTCGCAGTTGGTCCTCGCATTATTGACGCTTACACCAATAAATGGGTAAAGCCCAAATTCCAACGAGAAAAAAAATCGGGGAGTAATTTAATGCTTACCCAGCAAATCATCGCTTCTGGTAAATTACTTCGGACAAACGCATTGCATACCATAGGACTTATGGAAGAAAGTTTGTTTATTGATGGTGTTGATCATGAATGGTGTTGGCGTGCAATAGGTAACGGGTGTAACATTGCCATTTGTAACGATGCCCTAATGGTTCACAGGTTGGGAGACGGCGTTAAGAGCTTTCTAGGTATGAAGTACCATGTTGGAAGTCCGAAAAGATTGTACTACCAGTACAGAAACTATTTTATTTTGAGCCAAAAGAAATACACCCCTTTTTACTGGAAACTTAGACATTTGTTTTCATATTCAGTTAAAATTTTCTTGTTTTTTGTTTTTGGTCCCGATCGACGATTACGAATGAAGTACATAAGCAATGGAATAAAAAGTGGCTTGAGATACAAATCAACCGAATAAATAGAAATAGACGATTTTTACACGTCAATCTACACTCAACTTAAGGATATTTAATGAAAATTGCGGTCGCTGGAACTGGCTATGTTGGTCTTTCAAATGCCATTCTACTATCACAACACAACGAAGTAATAGCTCTCGATATTGATCAACATAAGGTTGATCTTATCAATAATAAAACCTCTCCAATTGTAGATGCCGAAATATCTGATTACCTAGCTAACAAAGAACTAAAATTAACTGCCACAACTGATAAACATTTAGCTTTCACCGATGCAGACTATGTCATCGTCGCTACACCAACAGACTATGATCCAGAAAAGAACTACTTTAATACCTCAACTGTCGAAAGAGTTATCGAAGATATTGTTGCTATTAACCCTCAGACGCAAATAGTCATCAAATCGACTATTCCTCTAGGCTATACAGTAAAATTAAGAGAAACATTCGATTTTGACAACATTATGTTTTCGCCCGAATTTCTGAGAGAAGGTAAAGCTCTTTATGATAATCTTCATCCCTCTCGCATTTTGATTGGCAGAAAGTCCAAAGAGGCTCAAGTATTTGCGGACCTATTATTGCAAGGTGCAGAGAAAAAAGATGTCCCTATATTAATAACTAACGCAACAGAAGCCGAAGCTGTAAAACTATTTTCCAACACTTATCTTGCTATGCGTGTGGCGTTTTTTAATGAACTTGATACTTATGCAGAACTTCACGAATTGGATACCAAGCAAATTATTGAAGGTGTTGGACTAGACACTAGAATAGGTAGTCATTACAACAATCCTTCATTTGGCTACGGTGGTTATTGCCTCCCTAAAGATACAAAGCAACTACTTGCAAATTTCAGCGATGTACCCAACGAAATAATTTCGGCAATTGTAAAATCAAATAGCACGCGCAAAGATCATATAACCGATATGATATTATCTCAAAATCCAAAAGTAGTAGGTATCTATCGATTAATAATGAAAGAAGGATCAGATAATTTTAGAGCATCTGCAATTCAAGGTGTTATAAAAAGATTAAAGGAAAAAGGTGTTGAAGTAGTTATTTTCGAACCTGCCATTTCTGAGAGTACTTTTTGGAATTGTAGGGTAATTAAAAACTTATCTGAATTTAAAGCTAAAGCATCACCTATAGTAACTAATAGAATGACTCATGAACTAATGGATATTAAAGGAAAAGTTTATACTAGAGATGTTTTTGGCTCTGATATTTAATCGCTTGTGTTTAACATCATTTAGCGCCTATTCGCAAACTTAATTGGATGTTTCTTCTTCAACAAGGGAAACAGTTACAAACATGAGAAAATTTAAAATTTTTATTATATCGTTCAATAGACTTTCAGTATTGAAAAAGTCTTTGAACTCGTATCTTCCTTTTTTCCGGTACAGTGATATCTACATAATAGACAAGGGGAGCTCGTATCCCGAATTGTTTACGTACTATCAAGAATTAAAAAATTTAGGAGTAAACATAATTAACTCCACACCAATGGAAAATGGTCCTTCAGGTCCCGGAGGCTTGAATGACCTGTACAAAGATATCGAACCGAACAAATCGGATTGTGACTACTATGTTGTTACCGATCCTGATATAGAGTTAGACGGTTGCCCTAAAGATATGCTCGAAAGATATGCTGATATTTTAGATGCGGAAAATGATATAGAGATAGTGGGCCCAATGTTAAAGATAGATGATATTCCAGACAGTTATCCAGCTAAAGAGATTTGTCTGTGGCGCCATGTGGAGCAGTTTTGGAATAAAACCCCGCAAAAAAAGAAAGCGTTGGGCAAAACAATTTATGTTCAGAACGCACCAATAGATTCAACGTTTGGTTTAGTGCGCCAAAAAACTAAATATCAGAGACTATTACAAGGGTACCGTACTTACTTTCCATATGAAGCAAAACATTTAGATTGGTATATTACACCCGAGAACATAGAGTCAGATCAACAGCATTATATCGACAATAGTAATAACACTGTTTCCTCTTGGGGATCTCGATTATTAAAAAGCCAACCTAAATTTGACAAACTTGTTGCTGATCAGAGAATTATCCAATCTGTGCAACGCAAATGGGGTAAGCTTGTCCCTTACTCCTTGTATTTGGGTGAGCAAGGAGAAAGGAATAGGTTTGTTGACCGCAATATTTTGTCACTAATCATTAAATGGCTAAAAAGCTAGTTAAAAAGTTACCCAAATGGACAAGCATTAAGCAGTTTGTCTAAATCGATATCAATTTTATAGTCATAAAATGAATCAATAATTTCGTCTAAGTTGGATATGTTTATATCTAACTTAGACTTTTCTTTATCCCTACCTACTGACATAAAATAGTCTTCAAATTTAAAACCGTTACCTGCAACCTTATTGGATAGCTCTACCCATAAAGAAGGAATGTCGTATGCGTCTGCAATAATAACACCATGTAAAGAACTAGACACTATGCGTTCACATTTAGCTAACTCGTCTACAAACTTCTCTACATCATCTGTTTGTATATCAATTATGTTTACCGCAGCATTTTTAGATAAGTTTTCAACCCAAGGACTATTTTTATCTACATAGTGAGGAATGACACCAAGTTTATACTGCTTAGTTTGTTTTGGTTGATAAAATTTAGGAAGGAGAAGAGCTGGATCTCCATAAATTTCAGGACAGTCAATTTTTTCTCTCAATAATCTATCCCTGGTTTTAGGTCCCCTAACTGCACATATTTTTGCTGGAGCAGCCTTCAATCCACCTGAAGCAAACATATAACCACTGCCCCAAACAATACTGTGAGTATTAGCTTGTGAGAGCACAGAACCTATCACAAAGTAGTTTTTTTCTTGGAAAGTTTGAGGGTCAAAAGGAATTACATTTTCATCTGAGATTTTTTCAACTAAATAGACGTTTAATACATCGCCCAAATTTACAACTCTAGAAAACCAAAGTACTGGTAGCTTTTCTTTTTCTATCAATTTTAGCTTTAATCCAATACTTCTTATTAGTTTATTCATCTAACTCTCACTACTATTAATTTGTCGAATCGCCTGTTCGATATTAGCCATCAGCGTTGTATCAACAGAACGGATAAATTGTTCAATTTCTAATTTGATTTCGCTATCAAAAGACTGCTTTTTATAATTAGTTCGTTGGTAATTATAGATATTTTCCAGAAACTGAGTTTGTAAATCCTGTGGAACTCCATACTCTGGCAGAATATGTTTAACTCTGTTGATTGCTCGTTCTTTCAATTCTAAAAACACATCTTCGGGCAACAAAGTATACATTCGTTCTCCAGCTTTATAGGACTGTAAAATAACATCTAACTGCGAGTCTAAATTTCTATTTAAGCAAAACTTGTTGATCCATCTTTTATATTCGAGCGCTTGATAGGTATACGAATTATTCACTTCAAAAGTATTATCTAGATGCGTAATTGTTTTTACTTTAAAGATTTCTAAAAAATCATTTAAGATATTACCATCTTTTAAAATTTTTCTATCGTACAGTCTAATAATAAACTTTTCAGCACCCAAAGTTCTAAATGCAGGTAATACTTTTTGAGTTCCATAGGGATTCGGGGAATATGTATCGAGCCTATCAACTAAGGGAGCCGTAACGTAATTTCTTTTAACTACTTGATTGTAACTCGACTCAAAGAAATCAATAGGTGATCTTACATAATAGATAAATTTTATCTTATCAAAAAACTTATTAAAAACCCCTATGTGCATCCAAAATACTTCTGAAGAAATTAGTACTTTGTCGTAGTTCAATCTTTGTAATCTATTTCTAAACAACTCAAATTTTTGTAAATCGGGGTCGAGCTTTCCGTCTTGGTTATTAAACAGTAAATTCACATGGCCACTGCTTACTCCGTTAGCATCCAAATTATGGTTTGGGTAATATATGCCGTGTTTTTTCAGCAGCTTTCTATTATTTTTGCACCAGTTTTGTATCACTGACGTTCCAGTTTTTCCCGGACCAATATGCACAAAAAGCTCTGGTGTACTTCTATTCAACTTAAATAGAGTCTTAATAAATGAAATCATAGATTATTTAATTACTATCAACGGTCACGATTTGGTTAGTTTTTTGATCCTTTAAAACTATCGTTTTGTTGTTACTGAGATCTTCTATTGTTAGGGGAAATTGAAAACCTGTGTTCCCTAGGATAGCTTTACTGACATAGTTTGTGGGGCTCTCGGCAATCACTTGTCCTTTGTATTCACCATCGACATATACGTCTAGAATGACTTTTTCATTACTTAAGCCAAACCATGCATTACCGCAAAGAATTTCTTCTTTCATCTCAACATGACAATGTAGCCAATCACTTGCCTGCTTACGTTGCTCAAAGATTGACAAGGCTTCATTATAAAGAGCTACATCCTTAGCATTTGTGGTTAGTATTTTTTGGCGAGTCTGTTCAGACAACTGAAGAAACTTACTCTCAGAAGCTTTATTTGTGTTCATTTTTTTTATAGGCACTTTCAGACCAGTGTACCGGTTAAAAATGTTGATAGATTCGTTGTAGTATTCTGTAATTCCAATAAAGCCATATAAACCAACTGGTATGCCTGCCAGGTAATTATATTGGGTATTATGATAAATTGGATTATCCAAGAATTCTTCAAAACCAACTGAAATCTTGTTGTTCTTCTTTAGATGCTCATACAGAGAAACAGTTCTAGCCACAGGTTCTCGTATAAAAGTACACATATTCCGAGGAGGAATAATGTTAACGTACTCCTGACTCTTTTTGTGACCAGCTACTACAGCATTTCGTTTTAATATTGACTCATAAAACTGCTGCTCAGTCATATTGCCACTAAGCTTTTCACGTACCAATTTATGCGTTATTTTTTGATTTAACGCGTAATGTGGAACAACATATAGCTGCGACTCTAAACCGACACGAAAACTAGTTCCTGCTGTTTTGGGGATATGGATAAAAAATCGAGGTGTGTTTTTACGTTTTTTGCGAAAAAAATTAATAATTTTGAAATACATTTTAAAGCCTAGACAAGGAAAAATCTTCAGATGTTAGTGACAGATTAGGGTTGTATGCTGGATCAAAGTGAGATTCAGTTTTCCATTTTAATCGGAGGTTGTTTATCTCCATTTCAGCTCTTTTCGCCTTTTCTGGAGTTACATCATCTCCACGGCTAATTGATTCATGGTGATAAAGTAAGGCATAAGGAGTCCATAGGTTTCTTAAACCCAACGCTTGAACTTTCAAACAAAGATCAACATCATTAAATGCAACGGGAAACAACTCTTCATCAAACCCACCAACATCGTTGAACAATTTTTTCTCCATGACCAAGCAAGCTGCCGTTACCGCACTATAATTTTGTACCAACTGCAGTCTATCCATATAGCCATTTGAGTGTCTAGAATACATTTTATGAGAATGTCCAGCACCTCCCCACAAACCAATAACAACGCCTGCATGCTGGATAGTTTCGTTAGGATATAGAAGTTTTGCCCCTACACATCCAATGTCAGGACGAACTGCATGCATTACCATTTCACTCAACCAATTTCCTGATATCACTTCAATATCGTTATTGACAAAAGCTATCAGGTCACCTTTTGCTTGCTTCACAGCGTAATTATTGATAGCAGAATAATTAAATTCAAAATCGTAATCTAATATGCTGATATTATCTCTAGCAGAGAGCTCTTCCATGAAAGCAATTGTCTTTTGGCAATCACTTTGATTATTAATAATCAGAATATCGAAATTTGGATACAAGGTTTTTTCTACTATTGAATCAATCGCATTCTTTAGAATATCGTAACCATTTCGTGTAGGTACTATCAAAGTAACCTTTGGGCTATCGAGAAGTGGCCAATTAAATTTAACATGGGCGCTTTCTTTCACATCTGCCTCAATTGCTAAGGTATTTTCTGCAAGATTTATCATATCCTTTGAAAGGTGAGGCTGAGCACCTAAATTATGAAACAATATCGCTGCACAGTGCCCAACATTCACATTGTGCCAAGGTGTAGATAGTGAATTGAGGATCCGTCTATAACAAATTTCTTCCGAATCTATGTGTTGCTCTTTCCAGTTAGCATGCCATTTTATTGCGAAGCCTTTGGAAAAGTAGTTATTTACTAAGAAAAAATCTGGATTCCAGTCAGGAAAGAAGAATGGATTCTTGCGACGACCTTTATCATCGACACTATCTATATCAGAATAAACTACATCAAAATTGACACCTTTTGTTTTTGAACACTCAATAAAATAATTAAGTTCTGCTAAACAGTGCTGAGACAACACAACATCTTTATGCAAAGGCAATACCCAAGCTCCATCACGAATCTCTAATTCTTGCGCATTGCTGAAGCATTCCATTTCTATATCTGGATAGTCGATGTTTAGCGCTTCATTGTTAATAATTACGATTTTTTTATTGCTGTAGTTTTGTTTCGCAATAGAGGCTAATTGATTCGCCAACAATTGTTCTTCATTCAATTGATAATTATTACAATCTATTAAAACAAAAAATGTATTTTCTACATCTACGGTTTCAGAGAGGTAACTAAAAGACTCTGATTTCTTTATCCAGTTTTTATAACTTCTTGGGTACTTGATTTTATATAAATAATAAATATCTACTAGTTTCTTATAAGCGAAACTAAGGTATTTATGTTCACGAAAAAATTTTTTTGTTTTAAATACTACCGAATCTAACATCTCGCTACTCTAGATCTTTTCGTAATTGGTCTAGAATATCCAGCGCGCTAATAATATCTTTCTTGGATATTTTATTTATCGCGGACAAAGACTGTTTGAGCATAGTAGTTGAAACGCCATCGGTTCGACTCAAATACTCGACTTCACAATATTCTTCTAAAAAGTCAAATTTTCCAGACCAATCATCCCCTATTACAAAAAGGTCTATTTCGTGAGCTTTTATGTCTTCTATTTTTTGCTCCCAGGATGATTCTGGAATAACCAAATCTACATACTTAATCGCCTCTACAATAGCTGCGCGCTGCTCATACGGTATTAAGGTTTTTTTGCCTTTTAATTGATTAAATTCGTCTGTAGAAACGCCTACGATTAAACGACTCCCCATGTCCTTTATTCGCTTTAATAGATTTAAATGCCCAATA contains the following coding sequences:
- the tagD gene encoding glycerol-3-phosphate cytidylyltransferase codes for the protein MVKRTIITYGTFDMFHIGHLNLLKRIKDMGSRLIVGVSTDEFNQLKGKKTLIPYEQRAAIVEAIKYVDLVIPESSWEQKIEDIKAHEIDLFVIGDDWSGKFDFLEEYCEVEYLSRTDGVSTTMLKQSLSAINKISKKDIISALDILDQLRKDLE
- a CDS encoding glycosyltransferase family 2 protein — its product is MLDSVVFKTKKFFREHKYLSFAYKKLVDIYYLYKIKYPRSYKNWIKKSESFSYLSETVDVENTFFVLIDCNNYQLNEEQLLANQLASIAKQNYSNKKIVIINNEALNIDYPDIEMECFSNAQELEIRDGAWVLPLHKDVVLSQHCLAELNYFIECSKTKGVNFDVVYSDIDSVDDKGRRKNPFFFPDWNPDFFLVNNYFSKGFAIKWHANWKEQHIDSEEICYRRILNSLSTPWHNVNVGHCAAILFHNLGAQPHLSKDMINLAENTLAIEADVKESAHVKFNWPLLDSPKVTLIVPTRNGYDILKNAIDSIVEKTLYPNFDILIINNQSDCQKTIAFMEELSARDNISILDYDFEFNYSAINNYAVKQAKGDLIAFVNNDIEVISGNWLSEMVMHAVRPDIGCVGAKLLYPNETIQHAGVVIGLWGGAGHSHKMYSRHSNGYMDRLQLVQNYSAVTAACLVMEKKLFNDVGGFDEELFPVAFNDVDLCLKVQALGLRNLWTPYALLYHHESISRGDDVTPEKAKRAEMEINNLRLKWKTESHFDPAYNPNLSLTSEDFSLSRL
- a CDS encoding sulfotransferase family 2 domain-containing protein codes for the protein MYFKIINFFRKKRKNTPRFFIHIPKTAGTSFRVGLESQLYVVPHYALNQKITHKLVREKLSGNMTEQQFYESILKRNAVVAGHKKSQEYVNIIPPRNMCTFIREPVARTVSLYEHLKKNNKISVGFEEFLDNPIYHNTQYNYLAGIPVGLYGFIGITEYYNESINIFNRYTGLKVPIKKMNTNKASESKFLQLSEQTRQKILTTNAKDVALYNEALSIFEQRKQASDWLHCHVEMKEEILCGNAWFGLSNEKVILDVYVDGEYKGQVIAESPTNYVSKAILGNTGFQFPLTIEDLSNNKTIVLKDQKTNQIVTVDSN